One stretch of Chitinophagaceae bacterium DNA includes these proteins:
- the xseB gene encoding exodeoxyribonuclease VII small subunit, with amino-acid sequence MKNNKERTYAEAMKELEEISEYLENADIDIDKMNELVLKAAELIQFCRSKLLQSEKILEEIGQKKENNSHS; translated from the coding sequence ATGAAAAACAATAAAGAAAGAACTTACGCAGAGGCAATGAAAGAATTAGAGGAAATATCAGAATATTTAGAAAATGCTGACATAGATATTGATAAAATGAACGAACTCGTTTTAAAAGCCGCAGAACTCATACAATTTTGTAGAAGTAAACTCCTCCAATCCGAAAAAATATTAGAAGAAATCGGACAAAAAAAAGAAAACAATAGCCATTCATAG